In Gemmatimonadaceae bacterium, the following are encoded in one genomic region:
- a CDS encoding cytochrome c — translation MDGLTVFRRIALAAGVAAGIGTVLDAASLSAASTRAREAATLVVAARADTGADGAQVTPHMIDAGRTIFHGQGGCFACHGLNMQGSAIAPPLDKKGKPWLAATGGTYAEILRVITRGVPNTAMLARPNGINDDAAKNVAAYVWAVNHGTAKP, via the coding sequence ATGGACGGATTGACGGTGTTTCGGCGCATCGCGCTCGCCGCTGGTGTTGCCGCAGGAATTGGAACGGTGCTCGACGCAGCCTCTCTGTCTGCCGCGTCGACACGGGCGCGGGAGGCGGCCACGCTTGTGGTCGCGGCTCGGGCAGATACGGGAGCGGACGGCGCACAGGTGACGCCGCACATGATCGACGCGGGACGCACCATCTTTCACGGGCAGGGCGGCTGCTTCGCCTGCCACGGCCTCAACATGCAGGGATCCGCCATCGCTCCGCCGCTCGACAAGAAAGGCAAACCCTGGCTTGCCGCCACGGGAGGCACGTACGCCGAGATCCTGCGCGTCATCACCCGCGGAGTGCCCAATACCGCCATGTTGGCGCGCCCGAATGGAATCAATGATGATGCCGCGAAGAACGTGGCCGCGTACGTCTGGGCCGTGAA